In Rhodamnia argentea isolate NSW1041297 chromosome 1, ASM2092103v1, whole genome shotgun sequence, the genomic window AATCTCCACCGCCTCCTCGAATCGACCCTCTTTCGCGGTCTCTTATCTCGTGAATTCATGTGGGTTGTCCCCGGAATCGGCATTGTTCGTTTCCAACCGCGTCGTCTTCAATACCTCGGCGAGACCCGAAGCGGTCATTAACGCCTTCAAGAGCCATGGTTTCTCTCAATCCCAGATTTCGGATATGATTAGGAAGTGGCCTCGGCTGATTTCGGCGTGTCCTGAGAGGACCCTCTTGCCCAAATTGAACTATCTGCGCTctgtcggcttttccggctttCACCTGGTGAGAATGATCACTGCCTCGCCCTACTTATTGACTAGGAGCTTAGAGAAGCATCTCATCCCCACTTTTGGTAGGCTTCGGGACTTCCTTCAGGGCGAAAAGCATGCGGTTACAGCTATTAGACGCAATCCGAAAATATTGTCACAAGGTTTCGAGGCTACAATTGATCCCTTCGTCAAGATTTTGAGAGATAATGGAGTGCGTGAATCAAGCATTGCATGGTTAGTTAAGTGTCAGCCTAGGGTGATGATAAATAGTTACAATCACCTCGAGGAAATTGTGGAGAAAATCAGGGGGATGGGCTTTGATGATCCTTCTGAGGCAAAGTTCGCTGTGGCTATGTCAGCGGTCGCAGGGATGAGCGAATTGACATGGGAGAGGAAATTTGATGCTTATAGCAGGTGGGGATGGTCTAGAGATGATGCCATGAGAGCTTTTGTGAAGTGTCCTTGGTGCATGATGTCGTCGGACGAAAAAATAATGTCAGTGATGGGATTCTTTGTCAAGGAAATGGGGTTTGAATCTTCATTTGTTCTGCGACATCCTTGGTTGATGTCACTGAGCTTAGAAAAACGGATTCGACCTCGATGTTTGGTTTTTAAACATCTGTCGTCGCATGGTTTGACGAAGACGAAGATTGGCTTGACTACCCTGTTGTCGATTTCGGAAGAAGATTTCCTGGGGAAGTTTGTGACCCCTCATCTCGAGGAAGCTCCGGAATTGCTGGATATATATCGGGAGAAGAAGCATATGGCAACGAGGACTCTGGTTCCGTAAAATGGCACAGGGTACCAAATAATTGGCTTGTCCCTCTTTCATTTAAGGTTGTCATTCTGTTTATTTGTGTCTTGAATTTTGACTGTTGATTCTTTCGAACAATATTGTGTATTGATGGAGGACAGCTGCCTACCATTTTTCTTGTGCAACCATGGGACAATGTCCATTGTTTCGTACTGTCCCCTTGAGTTGGTTCTTTATTCGTAGGCTCCCTGTATTCCTTGCCTTGAAGTTTTGTATGGTCCCTGATTTTAGGCTTAATAAGATCAAGAAGTTAAGTTGCTCATGTATGCAGGTTCATTCTTTATTTGCgcaaaatttttccaaattgagaAGCTTTGGGAATGTGCCTAAAAGAATGAGGAAACCATATATCCAAAGGTTTGGCAGTCTGAATCTTCTGTAACACAGTACTCTTCAGGGTGACTGGTTTGGCTTGACTACCCTGTTGACGATTTCGGAAGAAGATTTCCTGGAGAAGTTTGTGAACCCTCATCTCGAGAATGCTCCGAATTGCTGGATATACATCGGAAGAAGAAGCACATGGCGACGAGGGTACTGGCTCCATGAAGTGGCACAGCGAACCAAATAATTTGTTTGTCCCTCTTTCATTTAAGGTTGTCATTCTGCTTATTTTGCGTCTCAACTTTTGGCTGCTGATTCTTTTGAACTGTATGATGTATATCGATGGAGAATGGCTACCATATTTTGTGAAACCGTGGAGAATGTCCATTGTTTCTTATTCTCCCTTTTATGTTGATTCTTCATTTGTAGGCATCCTGCATTCCTTGGCTTAAGGTTTAATGTTCATTTGAAAGCGTGGCCTATATGATCCTTTGTTGTGGGCTTAATAAGATCAGAAAGTTAAGTTGCTCGTGTTATGCAGGTTCGTTCTTTATTTGCccgaaatttttccaaatttagaAGCTTGAGGAAAGTGCCAAAAAGAATGAGGAAACCATATGTCCAAAGGTTTGGAAGTCTGAATCTTCTGATACAAAGCACTCTTAAGGGTGACAGgttaaaatttgaattctttgtTGCAGCTACTGGGACTCTACAATGTGCATTGGAGTTCTGCATGGTGGTTGTAAAGCATAGATAGATTGTAAGTTCGCTCTGGCAAACCCTGCTTCGCTGCCCACCATTTTAACCTCCCACGCACAGATTAATCTCCAGCGCCACCACCTCCAATCAAACCTCCTTCACGGTCTCTTACTTCGTGAATTCGTGTGGGTTGTCTCCTGAATCTGTGTTGTTCGTCTCCAACCGTGTCAACTTCAAGACTACGGGCTCATGCATTGTAAGCGACTCAACAATCCGCCGAGCAGTTGATAGAAGGATCACCTAGATTCCTTTGAGCTTTCAGACTTTAGTACTGGCTGGCACCTCTAAGCACGTCCTGTTTTGTGATTGTCCCTTGAAGATCGAATCCTGTTAGCTGCTGCGGAGTCAGGAACACACTTGAGGTGTTGAGGTTCTCAAGCTTCTCAACGGAAAGCTTCCTAAAGTGGGACTTCATTTGCTATGGTTCAATCCTCATATCTCGGACTCGTGCTGAGACAGATATGTGTTCGTTGATGCTATGGACTGATCGAAGTTACCATCATTAATCATTTCGGATGCATGCCTGTGTGGGAGATGCTAAAAGAGAAGTGCCATGCTATAATTTGCGGCAACCGATCCATCCATCTTGTGACGGAGCTGATTTTACCGGCCACCGTTCAAGCTTGTGCAAGAAATGTTGGTTCATTGGCTTTTGTGGACCACGTAGTTTCAAATATTTATGAATTCTCTattttgctcttcttcttttttcccctttttcattGTGGCTGGTAAGGTTGGCCGAGTGAGGCTTGATCTCACTGTCTTTgggtgaggtcggcctcgctaGGGCTGGCTGGAGGGGGTCGAACCCTCACCAGAAGCCACCTCGGCCTCGCCCAGGCCGCGAGATCAAAGCCGATGTGGAAGCGTGGGCTCAACCATGACTACATGCTTCTTTGTATGTTCGAAAAGGAACTAAGAAGGTCGACCTCGAGGTCTCTAGCGACGGCTGCTCTCGCCCAAATCTGGCGAGGGTTTGACTTCCCTCACGGCCTTGGCGAGGCTCGGCCCTCGCCATCCTAGCCGCTAGGGAGTCTTGATCCTCGCTGgccataataataaaaaaagtaaaaaagagataaaattaaataaatcgtAAAATTTATTATGATATTGTTAATAAAATTTCACCTCAACGTCGGTGGAGCCACATGGGACGATTGAcgttcacgtcggcgattttaggaaaaaattgactggatggattgaattagaataaatgcaaatattttaggactgaattgatataatttcaatagatttaagatttttttatttttgttttaccCTTTAggcaattttccaaaatttcttaAAAGTTTCTTATTCGTTGTGCATTATTTATTGCAAACTTCCTCAGCAGAGGTGAAAATTTCCGAAGTCTGGCGTTCGTGACTGGAAGTTCGATCTTCATCGACGGAGAATCTgcgaggaagagaaggaagaagagaggtcAGTCCCATGTTCAGTTCGCTCTCTAAAACCCTGCTTCGCCGTCTCCTGTTCTTGCCAATCGCTCTCAGATTAATCTCCACCGCCACCTCGAATGGACCCTCTTTCGCATTCTCTTATCTCGTGGATTCATGTGGGTTGTCCCCGGAATCGGCGTTATGCGTTTGCAAACGCGTCGTCTTCGAAACCTCCGCGAGACCCGACGCGGTCATTAACGCCTTGAAGAGCCATGGTTTCTCTCAATCCCAGATTTCGGATATGATTAGGAAGTGGCCTCGGCTGATTTTGGCGAGTCCTGAGAGGACCCTCTTGCCCAAATTGAACTATCTGCGCTcggtcggcttttccggctctGACCTGGCGAGAATAATCACTGCCTCTCCCTACTTGTTGCATAGGAGCTTAGAGAAGCACCTCATCCCCAATTTCGGTAGGCTTAGGGAGTTTCTCCTGTGCGAAAAGTATGCGGTTACAGCTATTAGACGCAATCCGAGAATATTGTCACATGGTTTCGAGGCTACAATTGATCCCTTCGTCAAGATTTTGAGAGATAACGGAGTGCGTGAATCACGCATTGTGTGGTTAGTTAAGTGTCAGTCTAGGATGATGATAAATCAGCACAATCACCTCGAGGAAACTCTGGAGAAAACCATGGGGATGGGCTTTGATGATCCTTCTATGGCAAAGTTCGCCGTGGCTATGTTAGCGGTCGCGGGGATGAGCAAATCAACATGGGAGAGGAAATTCGATGCTTATAGCCGGTGGGGTTGGTCTAGAGATGATGCGATGAGAGCTTTTGTGAAGTGTCCTTGGTGCATGACGTTGTCGGACGAAAAAATAATGTCAGTGATGGGATTCTTTGTCAAGGAAATGGGGTTTGAATCTTCATTTTTTCTGCAACATCCTTTGTTGATGACGCTGAGCTTAGAAAAACGGATTCGACCTCGATGTTTGGTTTTTAAACATCTGTCGTCGCATGGTTTGACGAAGACGAAGGTTGGTTTGACTACCCTGTTGAAAATTTCGGAAGAAGATTTCCTGGAGAAGTTTGTGACCCCTCATCTCGAGGAAGCTCCGGAATTGCTGGATATATATCAGGAGAAGAAGCATATGGCGACGAGGTTGCTGGTTCCGTGAAGTGGCACAATGTACCGAATAATTTGCTTGtccctctttcatttttagGTTGACATACTGTTTATTTTGTGTCTCTAGTTTTGGCTGTCGGTTCTTTCGAGCTGTATGGTGTATCGATGGAGAACCCTTACCATATTTTGTGAAACCGTAGGACAATGTCCATTGTTTCTACCTTTCAAGCTTGTGCAGGTTAAATGTTAGTTTGAAAGCATGGCCTATATGATCCTTTGTTGTGGGCTTAATAAGATCAGAAAGTTAAGTAGTTCATGTATGCAGGTTCATTCCgtaaattttccaaattgagaAGCTTGAGGAAAGTGGAAACCGTATATCCAAAGGTTTGGAAGTCTGAATCTTTTCTAATACACAGCACTCTTCAGGGTGACAGGTTAAAATTTGAGTTCGTTGTTGCCACTATCTGTGACTCTATAATGTGCATTGGTGTTCTGCATGATGGTTGTAAAGCGAAGATAGATTGTAAGTTTGCTCTGCCAAACCCTGCTTCGCTGCCCGCCATTTTAACCTCCCACGCTCGGATTAATCTCCAGTGCTGCCACCTCGAATCAACCCTCTTTCATGGTCTCTTATTTTGTGAGTTCGTGTAGGTTGTGTCCTGAATCTGTATTGTTCTTGTCCAACCGGGTTGACTTCAAGACCTCAGGATCACGCATTGTGGATGGCATCTGAGCAATCCGCCGAGTCACTGGATTCCTTTGAGCTCTCAGACTATAGTACCGGCCGGCACCTCTAAGCACGTCCTGTTTTGTGATTGTCCCTTGAAGATCGAATCCTGTTAGCTGCTGCGGAGTCAGGAACACACTTGAGGTGTTGAGGTTCTCAAGCTTCTCAACGGAAAGCTTCCTAAAGTGGGACTTCATTTGCTATGGTTCAATCCTCATATCTCGGACTCGTGCCGAGACAAATATGTGTTCGTTGATGCTATGGACCGATCGAAGTTACTATCATTAATCATTTCGGATGCATGCCTGTGTGGGAGATGCTAAAAGAGAAGTGCTACGCTATAATTTGCGGCAACCGATTCATCCATCTTGTGACAAAGCTGATTTTACCGGCCACCGTTCAAGCTTGTGCAAGAAATGTTGGTTCATTGGCTTTTGTGGACTACGTAGTTTCGAATATTTTGCCTTTTATTTAGAACTCTACTAATTTTCCCCTATTTCAAAAGGTGGAACCGTGAGCTCAAACGTGACTACACGCTTCTTTGTATGTCCGATGAGGAACTAAGAAGATCGGCCTCGAAGCCTCTAGTGAGGGCTGCCCTTGCCCGAGTTTTGCGAGGGTTTGGCTTCCCTTGCGGCCTTGGGAAGGCTCGACCCTCGCCATCCTAGTCGCTAGGGAGGCTTGACCCTCGCCAACGTGACGCCCAGCTTGCTGTCCATAacgaaaaaaagtaaaaaaaaaagagaaatagagagagggagagaaaaaataaaattaaataaatcataaaatttattatgatattgttaaaaaaatttcatctcaGCATAGGTGGTGTTACGTAAGATGATTAATATTTACGTTAGTAATTTCGGGCAAAAAtttggctggatggactaaattagatACAATTTTAGAtagatttattttgtttttgttttttttttaggcaattttcaatagatttTTAGGATTTCTTAGTCGTTCTTGCTTATTTATTGCAAATTTCTCAGGAGAGCTCTGAAAGTCTCGTGTTCGGGACTGGAAGTTCTATCTTCATCGACGGAGAATCTGCGagggagagaaggaagaagagaggtcAGTCGAATCGAAcgtgattcttttttgttttgattgtaCTCGCCGTTTGTCTCGGTCTGAGTCCCATGTTCAGTTCGCTCTCTAAAACCCTGCTTCGCCGCCCGCTGTTCTTGCCCACCGCTCTCAGATTAATCTCTACCGCCACCTCGAATCCACCCTCTTTCGCTTTCTCTTATCTCGTGAATTCATGTGGGTTGTCCCCGGAATCGGCGTTGTTCGTTTCCAGCCGCGTCGTCTTCGAAACCTCCGCGAGACCCGACGCGGTCATTAACGCCTTGAAGAGCCATGGTTTCTCTGAATCCCAGATTTCGGGTGTGATTAGGAAGTGCCCTCGGCTGATTGTGGCGAGTCCCGAGAGGACCCTGTTGCCTAAATTGAGGTATCTGCGCTctgtcggcttttccggctttGACCTGGCGACGATGATCACTGCTGCTCCGTACTTATTGACTAGGAGCTTAGAGAAGCATCTCATCCCCAATTTTGGTAGGCTTCGGGACTTCCTTCGGGGCAATGAGTACGCGGTTGTGGCTATTAGACGCAGTCGGAGAATATTGCTACAAGGTTTCGAGGCTACCATTGATCCCATCGTCAAGATTTTGAGAGACAACGGAGTGCGTGAATCAAGCATTTTGTGGTTAGTCAAGTGTCAGTCCAGGACGCTGATGACGTCGTGCGATCGCCTCGAGGAAATTGTGGAGAAAACCAAGGGGATGGGCTTTGATGATCCTTCTGCGTCAAAGTTCGCCGTGGCTATGTTAGCGGTTGCAGGGATGACCGAATCGATGTGGGAGAGGAAATTCGATGCTTATGGCAGGTGGGGTTGGTCGAGAGATGATGCCATGAGAGCTTTTGTGAAGTGTCCTTGGTGTATGATTTTGTccgaaggaaaaatattggcaGTGATGGGATTCTTTGTCAAGGAAATGGGGTTTGAATCTTCATTTCTTCTGCGACACCCTACGTTGATGTCGCTGAGCTTAGAAAAACCGGATTCGTCCTCGATGTTTGGTTTTTAAACATCTGTCATCGCATGGTTTGATGAAGACTAAGATTGGCTTGACTACCCTGTTGTCGATTTCGGAAGAAGATTTCCTGGAGAAGTTTGTGACCCCTCATCTCGAAGAAGCTCCGGAATTGCTGGATATGTATCGGGAGAAGAAGCATATGGCAACGAGGACTCTGGTTCCGTAAAATGGCACAGGGTACCAAATAATTGGCTTGTCCCTCTTTCATTTAAGGTTGTCATTCTGTTTATTTGTGTCTCGAATTTTGACTGTGGATTCTTTCGAACAATATTGTGTATCGATGGAGGACAGCTGCCTACCATTTTTCTTGTGCAACCATGGGACAATGTCCATTGTTTCGTACTCTCCCTTTGAGTTGGTTCTTTATTCGTAGGCTTCCTGTATTCCTTGCCTTGAGGTTCAATGTTCGTTTGAAACCTTGGCCTATATGATCCCTGA contains:
- the LOC125312882 gene encoding uncharacterized protein LOC125312882 — translated: MFSSLSKTLVRRPLFLAAALRLISTASSNRPSFAVSYLVNSCGLSPESALFVSNRVVFNTSARPEAVINAFKSHGFSQSQISDMIRKWPRLISACPERTLLPKLNYLRSVGFSGFHLVRMITASPYLLTRSLEKHLIPTFGRLRDFLQGEKHAVTAIRRNPKILSQGFEATIDPFVKILRDNGVRESSIAWLVKCQPRVMINSYNHLEEIVEKIRGMGFDDPSEAKFAVAMSAVAGMSELTWERKFDAYSRWGWSRDDAMRAFVKCPWCMMSSDEKIMSVMGFFVKEMGFESSFVLRHPWLMSLSLEKRIRPRCLVFKHLSSHGLTKTKIGLTTLLSISEEDFLGKFVTPHLEEAPELLDIYREKKHMATRTLVP